Proteins encoded within one genomic window of Mesobacillus subterraneus:
- a CDS encoding flagellar brake protein: MIKIGDNIILEHKYSDSFEQYKCKLVERKGNDLYIDYPINMNTNRTVFLLEGTPLKANFVTESGSHYCFDTEVKGRIKLNIPMVILSYPGNERLIKIQRRQFVRVETSVDVAVYSGKGEFAPFTTVTDDVSAGGVALLIEKNSSLKEDMEIETWFVLPMQNGEYEYRKFHGKVVRIIDGQGPMNKASVQFFDSSGIDRQLLLRFCFERQLEMKKKGLPV; this comes from the coding sequence ATGATAAAAATTGGTGATAACATAATCCTTGAACATAAGTATTCCGATAGTTTTGAACAATATAAGTGTAAACTGGTGGAGCGTAAAGGGAATGATCTGTATATTGATTATCCTATAAACATGAATACTAACAGGACAGTGTTCTTGCTTGAGGGGACACCTTTGAAAGCTAACTTTGTAACCGAATCAGGATCTCACTATTGTTTTGACACCGAGGTTAAGGGAAGGATCAAGCTTAACATCCCGATGGTTATTCTTTCATATCCAGGAAATGAGCGTCTTATCAAGATTCAGAGGAGGCAATTTGTCAGGGTGGAAACCTCTGTAGATGTTGCTGTTTACTCTGGCAAGGGGGAATTCGCTCCTTTTACAACTGTTACTGATGATGTCAGTGCAGGGGGCGTTGCCTTATTAATTGAGAAAAATAGCAGTTTGAAAGAGGATATGGAGATTGAAACCTGGTTTGTACTCCCAATGCAAAATGGAGAATACGAATACCGGAAATTCCATGGCAAGGTTGTCCGGATTATCGATGGTCAAGGACCTATGAATAAAGCTTCTGTTCAATTTTTTGACTCATCGGGCATTGACAGGCAATTGCTTCTAAGATTCTGTTTCGAAAGACAACTTGAAATGAAGAAAAAAGGACTTCCTGTCTAA
- a CDS encoding YpfB family protein, with the protein MKTFERILIKIAIIQFIFLVIAQVFFHEFNAFPELKQITQYEGVTDNNHSEVLNSFRSKE; encoded by the coding sequence ATGAAAACATTTGAAAGAATCTTAATCAAGATCGCTATCATTCAATTTATTTTCTTGGTTATTGCCCAAGTATTTTTCCATGAATTCAATGCTTTCCCTGAACTCAAGCAAATTACTCAATACGAGGGTGTTACGGACAATAATCATTCAGAAGTCCTGAATTCATTCAGGAGCAAAGAGTAA
- the cmk gene encoding (d)CMP kinase, with amino-acid sequence MTRRISIAIDGPAAAGKSTVAKIVAEKLTYIYIDTGAMYRSLTYKALNKGASLDNEAELMKILNNTSIELMPGETGQKVLLDGTEVTNEIRSAEVTNQVSYVAVHELVRKEMVKRQQQFAVDGGVVMDGRDIGTHVLPNAEVKVFLLASVEERAERRYAENTQKGFPSDLEKLKVEIAARDKIDSEREVAPLKKADDAVEIDTTSMSITAVVGKIMDLALERIG; translated from the coding sequence ATGACTAGACGAATTTCAATTGCCATAGACGGTCCTGCAGCAGCAGGAAAAAGTACGGTTGCCAAAATTGTAGCCGAAAAACTGACTTATATTTACATCGATACAGGTGCGATGTACAGATCACTTACATACAAGGCTTTGAACAAAGGAGCCAGTCTGGACAACGAAGCAGAGTTGATGAAGATCTTGAACAATACATCAATCGAGCTAATGCCTGGAGAGACAGGCCAAAAGGTTTTGCTTGACGGTACTGAAGTTACCAATGAAATTAGAAGCGCGGAAGTTACCAATCAAGTATCATATGTAGCGGTTCATGAACTAGTGAGAAAAGAGATGGTCAAACGCCAGCAGCAGTTTGCAGTCGATGGCGGTGTAGTGATGGATGGAAGAGATATTGGCACTCATGTATTGCCGAATGCCGAGGTGAAGGTCTTCTTACTTGCAAGTGTTGAGGAAAGGGCAGAGCGCCGGTATGCAGAGAATACCCAGAAAGGCTTCCCATCAGATCTGGAAAAGCTGAAAGTTGAGATTGCTGCACGTGACAAAATTGATTCGGAGCGGGAAGTGGCTCCTTTGAAAAAAGCAGATGATGCAGTCGAAATTGATACAACCTCAATGTCGATCACAGCTGTGGTAGGAAAAATCATGGATTTGGCGCTTGAAAGGATCGGGTGA
- a CDS encoding lysophospholipid acyltransferase family protein, with the protein MTFYSFARSLVNSILKPIYRIEVIGRENMPSDGGVLLCANHIDNLDPPVVGITAPRPVHFMAKEELFSVPLLGKIVPHLNAFPVKRGMSDREALRKGLGILKDGKVLGLFPEGTRSKTGEMGKGLAGAGFFALRSDAHVVPCAIIGPYKAFKKLKVVYGKPIDMGSIKEKKLNAEQATDLIMSEIQVLINQYK; encoded by the coding sequence TTGACGTTTTATTCGTTTGCAAGGTCATTAGTAAATTCAATATTAAAACCGATTTATCGTATTGAGGTGATAGGCAGAGAAAATATGCCTTCCGATGGAGGTGTGCTTTTATGTGCCAATCATATTGATAATCTGGATCCCCCGGTTGTCGGGATTACCGCACCCCGTCCTGTCCATTTCATGGCGAAGGAGGAGCTTTTCTCTGTACCTTTACTTGGGAAAATTGTTCCTCACTTAAATGCTTTTCCTGTCAAAAGAGGTATGAGCGACAGGGAAGCCTTAAGGAAAGGGCTAGGAATTTTAAAGGATGGAAAGGTTTTAGGATTGTTTCCAGAGGGAACAAGAAGCAAGACAGGTGAAATGGGGAAGGGACTTGCAGGAGCAGGCTTCTTTGCGCTTCGGTCTGATGCTCATGTCGTTCCATGCGCGATCATCGGTCCATACAAAGCATTCAAGAAATTGAAGGTGGTATATGGCAAGCCTATCGATATGGGATCAATCAAGGAAAAAAAGTTAAATGCTGAACAGGCAACTGACTTGATCATGAGTGAAATACAAGTACTTATTAACCAATATAAGTAA
- the rpsA gene encoding 30S ribosomal protein S1, translating into MSEDMNQVEVKNFEAGDRVKGQVTKVEEKQVLVDIEGSKLDGIIPISELSSLHVEKAEDAVSVGDELELEVQKVEEEALILSKRKVDAVKAWEELKGKFESEVVFEAEVKDVVKGGLVVDLGVRGFVPASLVESHFVEDFSDYKGKTLSFKIVELDQEKNRLILSHRAVVEEEQGKKKQDLLAAIQTGQVIEGTVQRITDFGAFVDIGGVDDLVHISQLSHEHVEKPSDVVQEGQQVKVKVLSVDRDNERISLSIKETLPGPWADIDEKAPKGSTLEGTVRRLVSYGAFVEVFPGVEGLVHISQISHKHIGTPHEVLQEGQTVKVKVLDVNKGDQRLSLSMKEFEERESNEAFDYELPEETKGFSLGDMIGDKLKNLKQ; encoded by the coding sequence ATGTCAGAAGATATGAATCAAGTTGAGGTAAAAAATTTTGAGGCTGGCGACCGAGTCAAAGGCCAGGTAACGAAAGTGGAAGAAAAGCAAGTTTTAGTAGACATTGAAGGAAGCAAGCTTGATGGAATCATTCCGATTAGTGAACTTTCAAGTCTTCATGTTGAAAAAGCTGAGGATGCAGTATCTGTCGGTGATGAACTGGAGCTTGAAGTGCAAAAGGTTGAGGAAGAAGCTTTAATTCTATCAAAGAGAAAAGTAGATGCTGTAAAGGCTTGGGAAGAACTAAAAGGCAAGTTTGAAAGTGAAGTAGTCTTTGAGGCAGAAGTAAAGGATGTTGTTAAGGGCGGCCTGGTCGTTGACCTTGGAGTACGCGGGTTTGTTCCGGCATCCCTAGTAGAATCCCACTTTGTGGAAGATTTCTCTGATTACAAAGGGAAAACACTCAGCTTCAAAATCGTCGAGCTAGATCAGGAGAAGAATCGCCTGATTCTCTCACATCGCGCTGTTGTGGAAGAAGAGCAAGGCAAGAAGAAACAAGACTTGCTTGCTGCTATCCAAACTGGACAGGTTATTGAAGGTACAGTCCAGAGAATCACGGACTTTGGTGCATTCGTGGACATCGGCGGAGTTGATGACCTTGTCCATATTTCACAGCTTTCCCATGAACATGTTGAAAAACCATCAGATGTTGTTCAGGAAGGCCAGCAGGTTAAAGTTAAAGTATTGAGCGTTGATCGTGACAATGAGCGGATTTCACTATCAATCAAAGAAACACTGCCTGGACCATGGGCAGATATTGATGAGAAGGCTCCTAAGGGCAGCACTCTAGAAGGTACTGTAAGACGTTTAGTTTCTTACGGTGCATTTGTCGAAGTATTCCCTGGGGTTGAAGGCCTCGTCCATATCTCACAGATTTCCCATAAGCATATCGGCACTCCGCATGAAGTCCTTCAAGAAGGGCAGACTGTAAAAGTGAAGGTGCTTGACGTGAACAAGGGTGATCAAAGGCTTTCACTTAGCATGAAGGAGTTCGAGGAAAGAGAAAGCAATGAAGCTTTTGATTATGAACTTCCTGAAGAAACAAAAGGTTTCAGTTTAGGTGATATGATCGGAGACAAGCTAAAGAATCTTAAACAGTAA
- the fni gene encoding type 2 isopentenyl-diphosphate Delta-isomerase, with translation MSRSKRKWDHIQYALETGQKRQTGFDDIKFVNQSLPGSNLDSVKLNTQIGELSLSSPIFINAMTGGGGERTYRINRELAVAARETGSAIAVGSQMAALKDPDERRSYEVVREMHPDGIILANVGSEATVEQAKAAIHMIQADALQIHLNVVQELTMPEGDRNFDGALKRMIEIQQCVGVPVIVKEVGFGISAETAAKLFSSGIRYIDIGGFGGTNFAEIENKRRNRLLTFFEAWGIPTAASIMETKSASPELSVIASGGIQTSLDIVKAIALGADGAAMAGYLLKILMENRTEDLINEIHILKEEMAVIMTALGVHTIEELKNVPLVISGDTHHWLEQRGIDTKIYARRAKF, from the coding sequence GTGTCAAGATCAAAACGTAAATGGGACCATATACAATATGCCCTCGAAACAGGCCAGAAGCGACAAACTGGTTTTGATGATATAAAGTTTGTAAACCAAAGCTTGCCTGGATCAAATCTTGATTCAGTAAAATTAAATACTCAAATTGGCGAACTTTCTTTAAGTTCGCCAATTTTTATTAATGCCATGACTGGCGGCGGCGGAGAGAGAACGTACCGAATCAACCGTGAATTGGCTGTAGCGGCAAGAGAGACAGGGTCTGCGATTGCTGTTGGATCGCAAATGGCTGCACTGAAGGATCCGGACGAACGAAGAAGCTATGAAGTAGTCAGGGAAATGCATCCTGACGGTATTATTCTTGCCAATGTGGGCAGTGAGGCAACTGTTGAGCAGGCAAAAGCCGCAATTCATATGATCCAGGCAGATGCACTGCAAATTCATTTGAATGTAGTCCAGGAATTGACCATGCCTGAAGGAGATCGAAACTTTGACGGTGCGTTAAAGAGGATGATTGAAATCCAACAATGTGTGGGAGTTCCAGTAATCGTGAAAGAAGTTGGTTTTGGCATAAGTGCCGAGACTGCAGCTAAGCTTTTCTCCTCAGGTATCCGCTATATTGATATTGGCGGATTTGGAGGTACCAATTTTGCGGAAATAGAAAATAAGCGGAGGAACCGTTTGTTGACGTTTTTCGAGGCTTGGGGAATACCGACTGCAGCCTCGATAATGGAAACGAAATCTGCATCACCAGAACTTTCCGTTATCGCTTCAGGAGGAATACAGACTAGCCTGGACATTGTTAAAGCAATAGCATTAGGTGCGGATGGTGCTGCAATGGCTGGTTACTTGCTAAAGATCTTGATGGAGAATCGAACAGAAGATCTGATTAACGAAATCCATATATTGAAAGAAGAAATGGCTGTTATTATGACAGCGTTAGGTGTACATACAATTGAGGAGCTAAAAAACGTGCCTCTGGTCATATCAGGAGACACGCATCATTGGCTTGAACAAAGAGGTATTGATACGAAGATATATGCTAGAAGGGCAAAATTTTAA
- a CDS encoding YpzI family protein, translating to MGKDRQEKKLKKSGRVESDRDQALHYPGAAKMQSPEEARSLNDGKYS from the coding sequence ATGGGAAAAGACAGACAGGAAAAGAAACTTAAGAAGAGCGGACGAGTGGAGTCTGACCGTGACCAGGCACTGCACTACCCAGGAGCTGCTAAAATGCAAAGTCCTGAAGAAGCTCGTTCCTTAAATGACGGCAAGTATAGCTAA
- a CDS encoding YphA family membrane protein, translating to MEGLYFYWLAWIGWVWTTFFMNKDNPLRWKSTVMLLAVIFAAPFTMDVLIFEFHLSAFTIAFFMFIETRRKTTGSFFYLFLSSFIIMLAYTSFLMFELFDPVWVLFDRKIMLGAAGFYLAVLLHKDRHDRILAMISGFLQGDILFSAILWKFNFPYAVASMGFMDILFISIGLLLAWSGIESMIAVMSGSAINQVEGEEQKTS from the coding sequence ATGGAAGGGTTGTACTTTTATTGGCTGGCATGGATAGGTTGGGTTTGGACTACCTTCTTTATGAATAAAGATAATCCGCTGCGGTGGAAATCGACTGTTATGTTGCTTGCTGTCATTTTTGCAGCGCCATTTACAATGGATGTTCTTATTTTTGAGTTCCACCTGTCTGCTTTTACGATTGCCTTTTTTATGTTCATTGAAACTAGGCGAAAGACGACTGGCTCATTTTTTTATTTATTTCTATCTTCATTTATTATCATGCTTGCCTACACAAGCTTTTTAATGTTCGAATTATTTGACCCGGTGTGGGTATTGTTCGATCGGAAAATCATGCTTGGAGCAGCAGGTTTTTATCTGGCAGTCCTGTTACATAAAGATAGACATGATCGTATATTGGCTATGATCTCAGGCTTTTTGCAGGGTGATATTTTATTTTCTGCAATCCTGTGGAAATTTAATTTTCCATATGCAGTTGCATCCATGGGTTTTATGGACATATTGTTCATTTCTATAGGATTGCTTCTTGCCTGGTCAGGTATTGAATCAATGATTGCGGTCATGTCGGGAAGCGCAATAAACCAAGTTGAAGGGGAGGAACAAAAGACTTCATGA
- a CDS encoding YIEGIA family protein, whose protein sequence is MNEYTLPIVFGIAIGTLSRLFMLRTDYRQYPTYLHGKIIHVALGFIAAGLGTVAGPAIMEEEFTAITFLTLAASQFREVRNMERNTLTELDSYELVSRGKTYIEGIAIAFESRNYLVIFTSLVSTLAYLIFNIWAGIIAAIIAVLISHKLMSGGKLKDIVEIEYMEPRFDGAGLYVDNIYIMNIGLPERQKEVLRYGMGFILKPKNMNARSTIANLGQRQAVLHDLSTALGVYRDSGTPALVPLAKRDLDDGRVGVFVLPQERDIEWAITVIGDVPTLENAIRMPSEKKSNEGSGTL, encoded by the coding sequence ATGAATGAATACACGTTACCAATCGTATTCGGAATTGCCATAGGAACGTTATCTAGACTTTTTATGCTGAGGACAGATTACCGTCAGTATCCAACGTATTTGCATGGAAAAATCATTCATGTAGCTCTCGGATTCATTGCAGCAGGCCTTGGCACGGTTGCAGGCCCTGCAATTATGGAGGAGGAATTCACGGCGATCACCTTCTTGACCCTTGCTGCGTCACAATTCAGGGAAGTCAGGAATATGGAGAGAAATACTCTTACTGAACTTGATAGCTATGAACTTGTTTCCCGTGGAAAGACTTATATCGAGGGTATTGCGATTGCATTTGAGAGCCGCAATTACCTGGTAATTTTCACTTCTCTTGTCAGCACGCTCGCATACTTGATTTTTAATATTTGGGCTGGAATTATTGCTGCTATCATCGCAGTGCTTATTTCTCATAAGCTGATGTCAGGCGGAAAGCTTAAGGATATTGTAGAAATTGAATACATGGAACCTAGATTTGATGGCGCAGGCCTATATGTTGATAATATTTATATTATGAATATAGGCCTTCCTGAAAGGCAGAAAGAGGTACTTCGTTATGGTATGGGCTTTATTTTAAAGCCGAAAAACATGAATGCCCGTTCCACGATTGCGAACCTGGGACAGAGACAGGCGGTGCTGCATGATTTGTCAACTGCGCTTGGTGTTTATCGTGATTCAGGAACACCTGCACTTGTTCCTCTAGCTAAAAGAGATCTGGACGATGGCAGAGTCGGAGTGTTCGTGCTGCCCCAGGAACGGGATATTGAGTGGGCAATAACAGTGATTGGTGATGTGCCAACACTGGAGAATGCAATCAGGATGCCTTCTGAAAAAAAGAGCAATGAAGGGAGTGGGACTCTATGA
- a CDS encoding capping complex subunit for YIEGIA, which yields MMLEKFVLAAITTNPKKVPSGTAVFHCDSKEEMEKVAANLEAILDGIAHALTEELYIIVKH from the coding sequence ATGATGCTAGAGAAATTTGTCCTTGCAGCCATCACAACGAATCCTAAAAAAGTTCCCTCTGGAACTGCTGTTTTTCATTGCGATTCAAAGGAAGAAATGGAGAAGGTCGCTGCGAACCTTGAAGCCATCCTGGATGGGATCGCTCATGCCCTGACGGAGGAACTTTATATTATTGTAAAACACTGA
- the der gene encoding ribosome biogenesis GTPase Der translates to MTKPVVAIVGRPNVGKSTIFNRIVGERISIVEDIPGVTRDRIYSSAEWLTHDFNIIDTGGIDLGDEPFLDQIRQQAEIAIDEADVIIFLVNGREGVTSADEEVAKILYRSNKPVVLAVNKIDNPEMRDLIYDFYALGFGEPFPISGSHGLGLGDLLDEAAKHFPKDKEDEYDKDAIKFSLIGRPNVGKSSLTNAILGEDRVIVSDIAGTTRDAIDSQVTYDGQKYVIIDTAGMRKKGKVYETTEKYSVLRALRAIERSDVVLVVIDAEEGIIEQDKHIAGYAEEAGRAVIIVVNKWDAIEKDEKTMKEFEEKIRAHFKFLSYAPIVFLSAKTKKRIHTLMPMINTASENHALRVQTNILNEVIMDAIAMNPTPTDKGKRLKIYYATQVSVKPPTFVVFVNEPELLHFSYERFLENRIRDAFDFTGTPIKIFARQRK, encoded by the coding sequence ATGACGAAACCAGTGGTAGCTATCGTTGGGCGTCCGAATGTCGGCAAGTCTACGATTTTTAACCGAATCGTTGGTGAACGTATTTCGATCGTTGAAGATATTCCTGGAGTAACGAGGGATCGTATATACAGTTCAGCTGAATGGCTGACACATGATTTTAATATTATTGATACTGGCGGGATAGATTTAGGAGACGAGCCGTTTTTGGATCAAATCCGCCAGCAGGCTGAAATTGCCATTGATGAGGCAGATGTGATCATTTTCCTTGTGAACGGGAGAGAAGGAGTCACTTCTGCTGATGAAGAAGTGGCGAAAATTCTCTATCGTTCCAACAAGCCAGTGGTTCTTGCGGTCAATAAAATTGACAACCCGGAAATGAGAGACCTAATCTACGACTTTTATGCTCTTGGGTTTGGAGAACCGTTCCCGATTTCTGGCTCCCATGGACTTGGTTTGGGTGATTTGCTGGATGAAGCCGCAAAGCATTTTCCAAAGGACAAAGAAGATGAATATGATAAAGATGCAATCAAATTTTCATTAATTGGCCGGCCGAACGTAGGGAAGTCTTCTTTGACAAATGCCATTCTAGGAGAAGATCGCGTAATTGTAAGTGACATTGCAGGTACGACAAGGGACGCGATTGACTCGCAAGTGACTTATGATGGGCAAAAATATGTCATTATTGACACAGCAGGGATGCGCAAAAAGGGTAAGGTTTACGAAACGACCGAAAAGTACAGTGTTCTAAGGGCTTTGAGGGCGATCGAGCGATCTGACGTTGTCCTTGTGGTCATTGATGCAGAAGAGGGCATTATCGAGCAGGATAAGCACATTGCCGGGTATGCTGAAGAAGCAGGGCGTGCAGTCATCATAGTCGTTAACAAATGGGATGCAATTGAGAAAGATGAAAAGACTATGAAGGAATTTGAGGAGAAAATACGTGCCCACTTCAAATTCCTGAGCTATGCCCCAATCGTCTTCTTATCGGCAAAAACAAAGAAACGAATCCATACATTGATGCCGATGATTAATACGGCAAGTGAGAATCATGCACTGAGGGTGCAGACCAATATCCTGAATGAAGTCATCATGGACGCTATTGCGATGAATCCAACGCCAACAGACAAAGGGAAGAGGCTAAAGATTTATTACGCGACGCAGGTTTCGGTAAAGCCGCCTACTTTTGTTGTCTTTGTCAATGAACCTGAATTATTGCATTTTTCTTATGAGCGATTCCTTGAAAACAGAATCAGGGATGCCTTCGATTTCACAGGCACACCAATCAAGATTTTTGCAAGACAAAGAAAATAA
- a CDS encoding NAD(P)H-dependent glycerol-3-phosphate dehydrogenase, with protein MERKSEKIAVLGAGSWGTALAMVLADNGHEVRLWGHNPVQIDEINHHHTNKKYLPEITLPATIIGYSSLQEALAGIKTVIMAVPTKAIREVIRKMTEVTSDPWVIVHVSKGIEPDSLLRISEMIEEEMPEGLLESVVVLSGPSHAEEVSLRHPTTVTVSSKNMGAAEKIQDMFINNNFRVYTNPDLIGVEIGGALKNIIALAAGISDGLGYGDNAKAALITRGLAEIARLGVKMGASPLTFSGLTGIGDLIVTCTSVHSRNWRAGNLLGKGQNLDEVLENMGMVVEGVRTTKAAYQLAQKFGVNMPITNALYNILFNGVNPKDAVDGLMSREKTHEMEDLADVLGGKI; from the coding sequence ATGGAAAGGAAGAGTGAGAAAATAGCTGTTCTTGGAGCTGGAAGCTGGGGAACGGCTTTGGCTATGGTCCTAGCCGACAATGGTCATGAGGTTCGTCTTTGGGGGCACAATCCAGTGCAAATTGATGAAATCAATCATCACCATACCAACAAGAAATATCTTCCTGAAATTACTCTGCCTGCAACCATCATTGGTTATTCATCACTTCAGGAGGCACTTGCAGGGATCAAAACAGTAATTATGGCTGTCCCTACTAAGGCAATCCGTGAAGTAATCCGAAAAATGACTGAGGTTACTTCAGATCCGTGGGTAATTGTCCATGTCAGTAAAGGGATCGAACCTGATTCCTTGCTTCGTATTTCTGAAATGATTGAAGAAGAAATGCCTGAAGGCTTATTAGAAAGCGTTGTAGTCTTATCTGGTCCAAGTCATGCAGAAGAGGTGAGCCTGCGTCATCCGACGACGGTTACTGTATCCTCGAAAAATATGGGAGCAGCTGAAAAGATCCAGGATATGTTTATCAACAATAACTTTAGAGTATATACAAATCCCGATTTAATCGGTGTGGAAATCGGCGGGGCGCTTAAAAATATAATTGCTCTTGCTGCCGGGATTTCAGATGGATTAGGTTACGGAGATAATGCCAAGGCTGCTTTGATTACAAGGGGGCTTGCTGAAATAGCCCGGCTTGGGGTCAAGATGGGCGCCAGCCCGTTGACTTTTTCTGGATTGACAGGAATAGGAGATTTGATTGTCACATGTACGAGCGTCCATTCCAGGAATTGGCGGGCAGGAAATCTGCTCGGCAAAGGCCAAAACCTTGATGAGGTCCTTGAGAACATGGGGATGGTCGTAGAAGGTGTAAGGACGACAAAGGCGGCATATCAGCTTGCTCAAAAATTTGGGGTCAATATGCCGATAACCAATGCGTTATATAATATCCTTTTCAATGGCGTCAATCCAAAGGACGCTGTTGATGGGTTGATGTCCCGCGAGAAAACTCATGAGATGGAAGACCTGGCTGATGTCCTTGGAGGTAAAATCTGA
- a CDS encoding DUF2768 domain-containing protein, which yields MSPALLKMYISFVGMGSMILSLFAIYLSRYKLKGVFKIATAIIAYVLMILAGLIIFFVVFSGPTSE from the coding sequence TTGTCACCCGCATTATTGAAAATGTACATTTCTTTTGTTGGCATGGGCAGTATGATTCTGTCTTTGTTTGCCATCTATTTAAGCCGTTATAAGTTAAAAGGGGTTTTCAAAATTGCGACGGCGATCATAGCATATGTGCTGATGATCTTAGCAGGGCTGATCATCTTTTTTGTTGTTTTCAGCGGTCCGACGAGCGAATAA
- the spoIVA gene encoding stage IV sporulation protein A produces the protein MEKVDIFKDIAERTGGDIYLGVVGAVRTGKSTFIKKFMELVVLPNINNEAERARALDELPQSAAGKTIMTTEPKFVPNQAASVHVDDGLDVNIRLVDCVGYTVPGAKGYEDENGPRMINTPWYEEPIPFHEAAEIGTRKVIQEHSTLGVVITTDGTIGEIPRQDYIEAEERVIEELKEVGKPFIMVINSAQPYHPNTETLRAQLADKYDIPVLAMSVESMRESDVLSVMREALYEFPVLEVNVNLPSWVMVLRENHWLRESYQEAVKETVKDIKRLRDVDRVVHQFSDFEYIDRAGLAGIEMGQGIAEIDLYAPDDLYDEILKEIVGVEIRGKDHLLELMQEFAYAKTEFDQISDALKMVKQTGYGIASPSLTDMSLEEPEIIRQGARFGVRLRAVAPSIHMIKVDVESEFSPIIGTEKQSEELVRYLMQDFEDDPLSIWNSDIFGRSLSSIVREGISAKLSLMPENARYKLKETLERIINEGSGGLIAIIL, from the coding sequence TTGGAAAAGGTAGATATTTTTAAGGATATTGCCGAGAGGACTGGCGGCGATATTTACCTGGGGGTTGTAGGTGCTGTCCGCACTGGAAAATCCACTTTTATCAAAAAGTTTATGGAGCTGGTGGTTTTACCTAATATCAATAACGAGGCTGAAAGAGCCAGAGCGCTTGATGAGCTGCCGCAGAGCGCAGCAGGTAAAACAATCATGACCACTGAACCGAAATTCGTGCCTAACCAGGCAGCATCCGTGCATGTTGATGATGGTCTGGATGTAAATATCAGGCTCGTAGATTGCGTAGGGTATACAGTTCCGGGAGCAAAGGGCTATGAGGATGAGAATGGGCCAAGGATGATCAATACGCCTTGGTATGAAGAACCAATCCCTTTCCATGAAGCAGCTGAAATTGGAACAAGGAAGGTTATTCAGGAACATTCTACACTCGGTGTCGTCATTACGACAGATGGGACAATTGGGGAAATCCCAAGACAAGATTATATTGAGGCAGAGGAAAGAGTAATTGAGGAACTAAAGGAAGTCGGAAAACCGTTCATTATGGTGATCAACAGCGCACAGCCGTATCACCCAAATACGGAAACACTTCGTGCGCAATTGGCTGATAAATATGATATTCCTGTGCTTGCTATGAGTGTTGAAAGCATGCGGGAATCAGATGTTCTAAGTGTGATGAGGGAAGCACTGTACGAATTCCCTGTCCTCGAGGTGAACGTTAATCTGCCAAGCTGGGTAATGGTGCTCCGCGAAAACCACTGGTTGCGTGAGAGCTATCAGGAAGCTGTCAAGGAGACTGTCAAGGACATTAAGAGGCTGCGTGATGTAGACAGGGTCGTACATCAATTCAGCGACTTTGAGTACATCGACAGGGCTGGACTGGCGGGCATCGAAATGGGCCAGGGTATAGCAGAAATCGACCTGTATGCACCGGATGATCTTTATGACGAGATTCTAAAAGAAATTGTAGGCGTAGAAATCCGCGGCAAGGATCACTTGCTTGAGCTGATGCAGGAATTTGCATACGCCAAAACAGAGTTTGACCAGATTTCTGATGCGCTAAAAATGGTTAAGCAGACAGGATATGGCATCGCTTCGCCATCACTGACTGACATGAGTCTGGAAGAACCTGAAATTATCCGCCAGGGAGCTCGTTTCGGTGTTCGACTAAGAGCAGTTGCTCCTTCGATCCATATGATCAAAGTGGACGTCGAATCCGAATTCTCGCCAATTATTGGGACAGAGAAACAAAGTGAAGAGCTTGTTCGCTACCTGATGCAGGATTTTGAAGACGATCCGCTGTCAATCTGGAATTCGGATATCTTTGGCAGGAGCTTGAGTTCAATTGTCAGGGAAGGAATTTCGGCGAAATTGAGCTTGATGCCTGAAAATGCAAGGTATAAATTAAAAGAAACACTGGAAAGAATCATCAACGAAGGTTCCGGTGGATTAATCGCAATCATTTTATAA